In Anthonomus grandis grandis chromosome 24, icAntGran1.3, whole genome shotgun sequence, a single genomic region encodes these proteins:
- the LOC126749352 gene encoding uncharacterized protein LOC126749352: protein MQPTTSRSMPSCPHRRGFCSNGRNPDESGYGAAGRLVIVHAGCQNGFFPNASLIFKAGQATGDYHGQMNRESFMKWLEEKLIPNIPANSVVIFDNAPYHSVQENKVPTKSSTKKTMIDWLTANGISHNPAERKWELFQLIQQHKPPEDEKNYVVDRVLRSYGHTPLRTPPYMCDLNPIELIWAQLKHFVRSRNTTGDISIRNLIEQVQLGIASITPARWAECCKHVVNIEKKYYETDQYMEELGEEDSSEDESDKSDAEENTSDED from the exons ATGCAACCGACAACGTCGCGCTCGATGCCCTCCTGCCCGCACAGACGAGGATTTTGTTCCAACGGGCGAAATCCGGATGAATCTGGTTATGGAGCGGCCG gtCGTTTAGTTATTGTTCATGCGGGTTGTCAGAATGGCTTTTTTCCCAATGCCAGTTTGATATTCAAAGCTGGTCAAGCAACTGGGGATTATCACGGACAAATGAATCGCGAAAGTTTTATGAAATGGCTGGAGGAAAAATTAATTCCCAATATTCCGGCTAATTCAGTGGTCATCTTTGATAATGCACCATATCATTCCGTGCAAGAGAATAAAGTGCCGACCAAATCAAGCACCAAGAAAACTATGATCGATTGGTTGACGGCAAATG gaATATCTCACAACCCAGCTGAACGCAAATGGGAGTTGTTCCAGTTGATTCAACAACATAAACCACCTGAGGATGAAAAAAACTACGTAGTAGATAGAGTATTACGTTCATATGGACATACTCCGTTGCGTACACCACCTTATATGTGCGATCTCAACCCAATCGAACTGATATGGGCCCAGTTGAAACATTTTGTTCGTAGTCGCAATACTACTGGAGACATATCCATTAGAAATTTAATAGAACAAGTACAACTGGGCATTGCTTCTATCACACCTGCACGTTGGGCTGAATGCTGTAAACATgtagtaaatattgaaaaaaaatactacgaaACTGATCAATACATGGAAGAG CTTGGCGAGGAAGATAGCAGTGAAGATGAATCCGATAAAAGCGATGCCGAAGAAAATACCAGTGACGAGGACTAA